A stretch of the Ictidomys tridecemlineatus isolate mIctTri1 chromosome 5, mIctTri1.hap1, whole genome shotgun sequence genome encodes the following:
- the Whamm gene encoding WASP homolog-associated protein with actin, membranes and microtubules: MEDEQPDSLEGWVPLREDLFSSPERHQLRFLVAWNDAEGQFAVTCHDRTAQRRRRREGSAPEPAGAAPSWAGLLSAAGFRGAHRQLAALWPPLERSFPQLPPELDVAGCGARDRGRGLWALVWPVRVGLGETALQELCGQLERYLAEAADGCGGVTVRDALFPAESGAADCESPHELRERALRARRAEAGARLHQVLQGHEKANNMVSLMKIYQEEDEAYHELVTMATMFFQYLLQPFRDMREVATLCKLGILKSLDEDNLGPKRVVALQKEAKEWSRRAEEAVVSIQEITVNYFKETVKALAGMQKQMEQDGRRFGQAAWATATPRLEKLKLMLARETLQLMRAKELCLNHKRAQIQRKVEDLPEQEKNIHVVDELEIQYYEIQLELYEVKFEILKNEEILLTTQLNSIKRLIKEKQDEVVYYDPCESPEELKGMDHIADLQHGGNLEVKELSLQCQKLEAKRGRICARRASLRNRKDQCKENHRLRLQQAEESTRYFHQHHSIQMKRDKIKEEEQKKKEWINQERQKTLQRLRAYKEKYSVQSLQQTSCSEPGTPNLPADLPQQRSSPVSQLVSVAPPCSRKARSAPLVPEVCTEKTPKDQDYHRNIPVQIFVPVGDRTHFKSSEELSLSPPQQPPPPPPPPPPPPPPPPPTPLPLPPPLPALASSQAANHWNLGLGTRVKDDQPRSLVCGSPAERPPNSLESFQCPGSMDEVLASLRHSRSPLQEAEVPFSPAPRTSVNEHILAAIRQGVKLRKVHTDLGSGLSDKPTSDLERSIKAALQRIKRVSADSEEDSDEQSPSEWDH, translated from the exons ATGGAGGATGAGCAGCCCGATAGCCTGGAGGGCTGGGTGCCACTCCGAGAGGATCTTTTCAGCTCACCCGAACGGCACCAGTTGCGCTTCCTGGTGGCCTGGAACGACGCGGAGGGCCAGTTCGCTGTGACTTGTCACGACCGCACGgcgcagcggcggcggcggcgtgAAGGGTCCGCGCCGGAGCCTGCCGGGGCCGCGCCCAGTTGGGCCGGCCTGCTCTCGGCCGCGGGGTTCCGCGGCGCTCACCGGCAGCTGGCGGCGCTGTGGCCGCCCCTGGAACGCAGCTTCCCACAGCTACCGCCCGAGCTGGACGTGGCTGGCTGTGGGGCCAGGGACCGCGGGCGCGGGCTGTGGGCGCTAGTGTGGCCGGTGCGCGTTGGCCTCGGAGAGACGGCGCTACAGGAGCTCTGCGGGCAACTGGAGCGCTATCTGGCCGAAGCGGCTGACGGCTGCGGCGGTGTCACTGTGCGCGACGCGCTCTTCCCCGCGGAAAGCGGCGCGGCCGACTGCGAGAGCCCGCACGAGCTCCGGGAGCGGGCCTTGCGCGCGCGGCGGGCCGAGGCGGGAGCGCGGCTGCACCAG GTTCTTCAAGGACATGAAAAAGCCAACAACATGGTATCATTGATGAAAATTTATCAAGAGGAAGATGAAGCTTATCATGAATTGGTTACTATGGCAACCATGTTCTTCCAGTATTTACTGCAGCCATTCAGGGACATGCGGGAAGTTGCAACTTTATGTAAGCTTGGTATTTTG aagTCCCTGGATGAGGATAATCTGGGTCCTAAAAGGGTAGTTGCCCTGCAGAAGGAAGCCAAAGAATGGAGCAGACGTGCTGAAGAAGCTGTTGTCTCTATTCAGGAGATCACTGTGAATTATTTTAAGGAAACAGTAAAAGCATTAGCAG GAATGCAGAAACAAATGGAACAGGATGGGAGGAGATTTGGCCAGGCTGCCTGGGCCACAGCCACTCCCAGATTAGAAAAACTCAAGCTCATGCTAGCTCGAGAGACCCTGCAACTCATGAGAGCCAAGGAGCTGTGTTTAAATCACAAAAGAGCGCAAATTCAGAGAAAG GTGGAAGATCTtccagaacaagaaaaaaatatacatgttgTAGATGAATTAGAAATACAATATTATGAAATTCAATTGGAACTATATGAGGTTAAATTtgagatattaaaaaatgaagaaatacttcTTACTACACAGCTGAACTCTATTAAAAGACTTATAAaag agAAACAGGATGAAGTTGTCTATTATGACCCGTGTGAAAGTCCAGAGGAACTTAAAGGTATGGATCATATAGCCGACCTGCAACATGGTGGGAACTTAGAGGTGAAAGAACTCAGCTTGCAGTGCCAGAAGCTGGAGGCCAAACGGGGCAGGATCTGTGCCAGGAGAGCCTCGCTCAGGAACAGAAAG GATCAGTGCAAAGAAAACCATCGGCTCAGATTGCAACAGGCTGAAGAAAGTACAAGATATTTTCATCAGCATCATAGTATTCAAATG aaaagagacaaaataaaagaagaggagcaaaagaaaaaagagtggaTAAACCAAGAACGCCAGAAAACACTCCAGCGATTAAGAGCCTATAAAGAG aaatactcAGTTCAGTCCTTACAGCAGACATCCTGCTCGGAACCCGGGACTCCAAACCTGCCAGCTGACCTTCCCCAGCAGAGGTCCTCACCAGTTTCTCAGCTTGTGTCAGTCGCTCCCCCATGCTCACGGAAGGCCCGAAGCGCTCCTCTTGTACCTGAAGTTTGTACTGAGAAAACCCCCAAGGATCAAGACTATCACAGAAATATCCCTGTCCAGATTTTTGTTCCAGTTGGTGACCGAACACACTTCAAATCCAGTGAAGAGCTGTCATTGTCCCCACCAcaacaacctcctcctcctcctcctcctcctcctcctcctcctcccccccctcccccaaccccactgCCTCTCCCTCCACCTCTTCCTGCTCTGGCCTCTTCTCAAGCTGCCAATCATTGGAACTTAGGTCTTGGAACTCGGGTAAAAGATGATCAGCCACGTTCTCTAGTGTGTGGGTCACCTGCTGAGAGACCACCCAATTCCTTGGAAAGTTTTCAATGCCCAG GATCTATGGATGAAGTGTTGGCCTCCTTAAGGCACAGCAGAAGCCCTCTCCAGGAAGCGGAAGTGCCCTTTTCACCTGCTCCCCGCACGTCAGTCAACGAGCACATTCTGGCTGCCATAAGACAAGGGGTGAAACTAAGGAAAGTCCACACAGACTTGGGCTCAGGCCTCAGTGACAAGCCAACCAGTGACCTAGAGAGGAGCATTAAAGCTGCACTCCAAAGAATCAAGAGAGTGTCTGCTGACTCAGAGGAAGACAGCGATGAGCAGAGCCCCAGCGAGTGGGACCATTAA